The Rhizoctonia solani chromosome 14, complete sequence genome has a segment encoding these proteins:
- a CDS encoding Retrotransposable element Tf2 protein, with the protein MSWLKKHNPQILWEKHTLVFNLVYCSNNCLSTPAVLELKAVEEIPIPYQEFARVFSEEELSKLPPHCPYNIAIELLPDAQPQHGPIYSLGPKEDAELKETIEKQLKAGLICPSKSPMASPILFVKKKNGKLCMCVDYWRLNSMTKKNVYPLPLPQNLIEKLQGAKIFSKFDLKAGYNLVQIKEGNKWKTAFKTKYRLFKYLVMPFGLTNAPAAFQDMMNEIFRDLLDVYVIIYLDNILVFSLNEEDHEIHVQEVLRRLQDNNLFCNIKKCHFHVKKIDYLGFIILEFGIEVDQSKVTNALNWSIPKNVKNIQEFLGFVNFYRQFIPNFGNMAQPLYNLLKKDSTWKWELAEQQSFEGLKKCLTSAPLLLQPDTTKQFYIECDASDYATGAILSQRNEEGKLAPVVYLSKSLSLAKKNYDIFDKELLAVIRAFKEWRHLLEGLELPVQVLTDHKNLEYFSTSQSLNKRQIRWANFLNQVLLKPELFIASVTPDQEINNLIGKAIYEDDRLKEILHKLQNKDKVTDWELKEGLLWYQGKIFVPKDDTIRNLILESRHDALATGHPGQARTLELVSRNYYWPSLKKFVNSYVSHCKTCIRSKPTNQVPIGLLKPLQIPECPWEDIAYDMIVGLPVSEGFDAILTVIDQFSKMVHFIPTQSTASAIDIANLFITYVWKLHGLPRSTISDRGPTFNAKFICHLYKRLDIKPLYSTAYHPQTDGQTEQIQQEAKIFICMFGNHQQSDWKTEELVPNADEHAEYLEKGYNEVKAALSLSQEKMKYFYDQRHRKEEEIQVGDKVWLSHQNISTDRPSIKLSHKKLGPYLVVKKIGLHAYKLQLPHTMRIHPVFHINLLTKFHPNPHRRNPPQPAPIITEEGKEEYEVEKILDSKWKGQGKTKKLWYLVKWKGYDKGSNLWEPIDNVGNAQEVLEEFHKEHPDAVGA; encoded by the exons ATGTCATGGTTAAAAAAACATAATCCTCAAATTTTGTGGGAGAAACACACACTTGTTTTCAATTTGGTATACTGCTCCAACAATTGCTTATCCACTCCTGCTGTTTTAGAATTAAaagcagtagaagaaatccccATTCCTTATCAAGAGTTTGCTAGAGTATtttcagaagaagaattgtCAAAATTACCACCCCACTGTCCTTACAACATTGCCATTGAATTGCTTCCAGACGCGCAACCACAGCATGGTCCCATATACAGTTTAGGCCCAAAAGAAGATGCAGAGCTCAAGGAAACCATTGAGAAACAGCTCAAGGCTGGACTGATTTGTCCATCTAAGTCCCCTATGGCATCCCCCATActatttgtcaaaaagaaaaacggGAAACTATGCATGTGTGTAGATTATTGGCGCCTgaatagcatgaccaagaaaaacgtctatCCCCTGCCTTTACCACAAAACCTTATTGAAAAGCTACAAGGTGCCAAAATAtttagtaaatttgatctcaAGGCAGGATATAATTTAGTCCAAATTaaagaaggcaacaaatggaaaacagccttcaaaacaaaatacaGATTATTCAAATATTtggttatgccctttggATTGACAAATGCGCCGGCGGCTTTTCAGGATatgatgaatgagatatttagaGACCTATTGGATGTTTATGTCATCATATATCTGGACAATATTCTAGTCTTTTCCTTGAATGAAGAAGATCATGAAATTCATGTGCAAGAAGTACTCAGGAGGCTACAGGACAACAACCTCTTTTGCAACATCAagaaatgccatttccatgtCAAGAAAATCGATTACCTAGGGTTCATTATATTGGAATTTGGCATAGAAGTGGACCAGTCTAAAGTAACCAACGCACTGAACTGGTCCATTCCCAAAAATGTCAAAAATATACAAGAATTCCTGGGTTTTGTGAATTTTTATAGACAATTCATCCctaattttggcaatatggcACAACCCCTATACAATTTGCTTAAGAAAGATAgtacttggaaatgggaattGGCAGAACAACAATCTTTTGAAGGTCTAAAGAAATGTCTTACGTCAGCACCATTGCTCCTACAACCAGATACAACAAAACAGTTCTACATAGAATGTGATGCATCAGACTATGCCACTGGGGCAATATTATCCCAACGCAATGAGGAAGGAAAACTGGCCCCAGTAGTCTACCTATCTAAGTCACTGTCCCTGGCCAAAAAGAACTATGACATTTTTGATAAGGAATTGCTAGCTGTCATCAgggcatttaaagaatggcgTCACCTGCTAGAAGGATTGGAATtgccagtccaagttctaacGGATCATAAAAACTTGGAGTATTTTTCCACATCACAATCCCTGAATAAACGGCAAATCAGATGGGCAAACTTCTTG aaccaggttctcctgaaaccagAACTTTTTATTGCATCTGTCACCCCAGATCAAGAGATCAACAACCTAATTGGCAAAGCCATCTATGAGGATGACCGTCTGAAAGAAATTCTGCATAagctccagaacaaggatAAAGTCACAGACTGGGAACTAAAAGAAGGGTtactatggtatcaaggaaaaatctttgtacctaAAGATGATACTATCAGGAATCTCATCTTGGAATCTAGGCATGACGCATTAGCcacaggacatccaggacagGCCAGAACATTAGAACTTGTCTCTAGaaattactactggccatcCCTGAAAAAATTTGTCAACTCTTATGTCAGTCATTGCAAAACGTGCATTAGATCAAAGCCAACCAATCAGGTGCCCATAGGATTATTAAAACCattgcaaattcctgaaTGCCCTTGGGAAGACATAGCatatgatatgattgtgggATTACCAGTTTCAGAGGGATTTGACGCCATCCTCACTGTCATTGACCAATTTTCAAAAATGGTTCACTTTATtcccacccaatccacagcGTCTGCtattgacattgccaacttGTTCATCACATATGTTTGGAAATTACATGGCTTGCCCAGGAGTACCATTTCAGACAGAGGCCCCACATTcaatgccaagtttatttGTCATCTCTATAAAAGATTGGACATCAAACCTTTGTACTCTACAGCCTATCACCCACAAACAGATGGGCAGACAGAACAAATACAACAAGAGGCCAAGATCTTCATTTGCATGTTTGGAAACCATCAACAATCAGATTGG AAAACAGAGGAATTGGTACCCAACGCGGATGAACATGCGGAGTACTTAGAAAAGGGCTACAATGAAGTCAAAGCAGCACTTTCCTTATCACAAGAAAAGATGAAATACTTCTATGATCAGCGTCACagaaaagaagaggaaaTCCAAGTAGGAGACAAAGTTTGGTTGAGTCATCAGAATATATCTACTGATAGGCCATCCATCAAACTCAGCCATAAAAAGCTAGGTCCCTACCTGGTAGTGAAAAAAATTGGATTGCATGCATATAAACTTCAACTACCCCAtaccatgcgcatacatccagtcttTCATATTAATCTTCTGACAAAGTTCCACCC